One stretch of Lytechinus variegatus isolate NC3 chromosome 17, Lvar_3.0, whole genome shotgun sequence DNA includes these proteins:
- the LOC121431067 gene encoding tRNA dimethylallyltransferase-like isoform X2, which translates to MIMVYKGLDIITNKVTPEEQEQCPHHALGIVHPLQRFTVVDFRNRVIPLIDGLVSRGRLPIIVGGTNYYIEALLWKVLLTNEDNGSSEGLMFETRGDVEKLRLRRRVIQGKRSHGNSEGTHLQERTLSPSLRTTQEPRRKQEEQCDLQVTIPPGNDSFVTNNQSEHTDHHTCEGSDQSGLEKSSDVDQSKARTEVGCDHAEPRSNQINMRTDQSHVLLPKMHDNSGEVGQSENLKVLIQKGCVIGGGTEDEDIDLDVTKMDSSELHELLQEIDPLMADRLHPNDRRKIIRSLQVYEQHGVCHSDLLKEQRNQEGGSHLGGPLRYKDPCVFWVQTEQSVLDTRLDKRVDSMMNAGLVRELEDFHKEYNEQRLAGQIREEEMYTQGIFQSIGFKEFHPYLVIDEDRKQRDEGQRLLEESIERLKTATRQYARRQLKWIRNRFLKRGENSPAVFGLDSTKPEEWDRNVLEPATRILEAVMQGKESPISPLPCEERKVNDLSQTFVCDVCKGRQFVGQQQWTAHLQSRRHQKQARKKRLRELMDKEGSKKGASLSSSVSSS; encoded by the exons GATGGGTTGGTCAGTAGAGGAAGATTACCCATAATAGTTGGAGGGACCAATTATTACATTGAAGCCTTGCTATGGAAAGTCCTGTTGACAAATGAG GATAATGGCAGTTCTGAAGGCCTTATGTTTGAAACCAGGGGTGATGTTGAGAAATTGAGACTCAGACGTAGAGTCATCCAAGGTAAGAGGTCTCATGGGAACTCAGAAGGGACCCATCTCCAAGAAAGAACTCTTTCACCCTCACTGAGAACAACACAAGAGCCACGAAGGAAGCAGGAAGAACAATGTGATCTGCAAGTTACAATACCTCCAGGAAATGACAGTTTTGTGACAAACAACCAATCAGAACACACTGATCATCATACATGTGAAGGATCGGACCAATCAGGGTTGGAGAAATCCAGTGACGTTGACCAATCAAAGGCCAGGACAGAAGTGGGTTGTGACCATGCAGAACCAAGATCAAACCAAATCAATATGAGAACTGACCAATCGCATGTCTTGTTACCCAAGATGCATGACAATTCAGGTGAAGTTGGCCAATCAGAAAACCTGAAAGTCCTTATCCAAAAGGGTTGTGTCATTGGAGGTGGTACGGAAGATGAAGATATTGATTTGGATGTCACTAAGATGGATAGTAGCGAGCTTCATGAACTCCTACAAGAGATTGATCCTCTGATGGCTGATAGATTGCACCCTAATGACAGAAGGAAAATAATCAG GAGCCTACAGGTGTATGAACAGCATGGAGTATGTCATAGTGATCTTCTCAAGGAACAGAGAAACCAGGAAGGGGGTAGCCATCTTGGTGGACCTCTCAGATACAAAGATCCATGTGTCTTCTGGGTTCAGACAGAGCAATCTG TCTTGGATACCAGGCTTGACAAGAGAGTAGATAGCATGATGAATGCAGGACTAGTGAGGGAACTGGAAGATTTTCACAAAGAGTACAATGAGCAGAGACTAGCTGGTCAAATCAGAGA AGAAGAGATGTACACCCAAGGCATTTTCCAGTCAATAGGCTTCAAGGAGTTCCACCCGTATCTTGTCATTGATGAGGATAGGAAGCAGAGGGACGAGGGTCAGCGGTTGCTCGAAGAGAGCATCGAGAGGCTCAAGACAGCAACCAGACAGTACGCCCGCAGACAGCTCAAGTGGATCAGGAATAGATTCTTGAAGA GAGGCGAAAATTCTCCGGCTGTCTTTGGGTTAGACTCCACCAAACCTGAAGAATGGGACCGGAACGTCCTTGAGCCAGCTACCAGGATTCTAGAAGCAGTTATGCAG GGCAAGGAGTCACCGATTTCTCCACTCCCGTGTGAAGAGCGGAAGGTGAATGACCTTTCCCAGACCTTTGTGTGTGATGTCTGCAAGGGGAGACAATTTGTCGGACAGCAGCAGTGGACAG CTCATCTTCAATCGAGAAGACACCAGAAGCAGGCGAGAAAGAAAAGACTGAGAGAACTGATGGATAAAGAAGGGTCCAAGAAAGGAgcttcattgtcatcatcagtATCGTCATCGTAA
- the LOC121431064 gene encoding F-box only protein 32-like isoform X1 has protein sequence MPFLGSDWRAPGNVWVKNTGGWERIVALRENLNRHIKKLAHDRLLVKNWQLASEVDHSAKEWDASQDGDLTASPFWKSTKRPTFRKLSQYVFLPKGAGRERSQYFTIGEILLKLDFCSALHQLSRFQYVCRFVELVIQNHYSSLSGSAMKSLFGIVEEAVNVAMETKYNVNQVRSIIKTLIKALQINTKSYIGGKAGWNCHYHIAHVWLNQLNNVQYEERQDDGKPVLTDLPNECLRQIFRTMQDHCDITHTGEANKLLHGFSNEWNLWRDFCRFHFSEAHLAAAVPKNKPDYEIDWKKIYKKLRTRHGLNEVFADQLQLCCHCYCLFWGGGSHPCSIDIPLERGERAPEHRMARSRGISPRQLSDMFPLPR, from the exons ATGCCTTTTCTCGGGAGTGATTGGAGGGCTCCTGGAAATGTATGGGTGAAAAATACTGGAGGCTGGGAACGCATTGTTGCGTTGAGAGAAAACCTGAATCGTCACATCAAAAAGCTCGCACACGACAG GCTTCTTGTAAAGAACTGGCAGCTGGCCTCGGAGGTGGATCACTCCGCCAAAGAATGGGATGCCAGCCAAGATGGTGATCTTACAGCTTCACCTTTCTGGAAGAGCACCAAGCGACCAACAT TCCGAAAGCTTTCTCAGTATGTCTTTCTACCCAAAGGAGCAGGCAGAGAG AGATCTCAATACTTCACGATTGGTGAGATACTGTTAAAGCTTGACTTCTGTTCAGCCCTCCATCAACTCAGTAGATTCCAGTATGTTTGCAGG TTTGTGGAATTAGTCATCCAGAACCACTATTCATCCCTCAGCGGATCAGCTATGAAATCTCTCTTTGGCATTGTAGAAGAAGCCGTCAATGTTG CCATGGAGACCAAGTACAATGTCAACCAGGTCAGGTCTATCATCAAAACCCTCATCAAAGCTCTCCAGATCAACACAAAGAGTTACATCGGCGGCAAGGCTGGTTGGAACTGCCACTACCATATCGCCCATGTCTGGCTGAATCAGCTTAATAATGTCCAGTATGAAGAG AGACAAGATGACGGCAAGCCAGTCCTGACCGATCTCCCCAACGAGTGCTTGAGGCAGATCTTCAGGACGATGCAAGAccattgtgacatcacacacACAGGGGAAGCCAATAAGCTCCTGCACGGGTTTTCCAATGAATGGAACCTATGGAGAGACTTCTGCAGATTCCACTTTTCAGAGGCGCAT TTGGCAGCAGCCGTCCCGAAGAACAAACCGGACTACGAGATCGACTGGAAGAAGATTTACAAGAAACTGAGGACGAGGCATGGCTTGAACGAAGTGTTCGCCGATCAGCTTCAGCTCTGCTGCCACTGCTATTGCCTATTTTGGGGG GGCGGGTCTCATCCCTGCTCTATCGACATTCCCCTGGAGAGGGGGGAGAGGGCGCCAGAGCATCGGATGGCACGCAGCCGAGGGATCTCCCCCAGACAGCTCTCGGATATGTTTCCCCTGCCGAGGTAG
- the LOC121431064 gene encoding F-box only protein 32-like isoform X2 — protein MIGGRKVMLLVKNWQLASEVDHSAKEWDASQDGDLTASPFWKSTKRPTFRKLSQYVFLPKGAGRERSQYFTIGEILLKLDFCSALHQLSRFQYVCRFVELVIQNHYSSLSGSAMKSLFGIVEEAVNVAMETKYNVNQVRSIIKTLIKALQINTKSYIGGKAGWNCHYHIAHVWLNQLNNVQYEERQDDGKPVLTDLPNECLRQIFRTMQDHCDITHTGEANKLLHGFSNEWNLWRDFCRFHFSEAHLAAAVPKNKPDYEIDWKKIYKKLRTRHGLNEVFADQLQLCCHCYCLFWGGGSHPCSIDIPLERGERAPEHRMARSRGISPRQLSDMFPLPR, from the exons ATGATAGGAGGACGCAAGGTTAT GCTTCTTGTAAAGAACTGGCAGCTGGCCTCGGAGGTGGATCACTCCGCCAAAGAATGGGATGCCAGCCAAGATGGTGATCTTACAGCTTCACCTTTCTGGAAGAGCACCAAGCGACCAACAT TCCGAAAGCTTTCTCAGTATGTCTTTCTACCCAAAGGAGCAGGCAGAGAG AGATCTCAATACTTCACGATTGGTGAGATACTGTTAAAGCTTGACTTCTGTTCAGCCCTCCATCAACTCAGTAGATTCCAGTATGTTTGCAGG TTTGTGGAATTAGTCATCCAGAACCACTATTCATCCCTCAGCGGATCAGCTATGAAATCTCTCTTTGGCATTGTAGAAGAAGCCGTCAATGTTG CCATGGAGACCAAGTACAATGTCAACCAGGTCAGGTCTATCATCAAAACCCTCATCAAAGCTCTCCAGATCAACACAAAGAGTTACATCGGCGGCAAGGCTGGTTGGAACTGCCACTACCATATCGCCCATGTCTGGCTGAATCAGCTTAATAATGTCCAGTATGAAGAG AGACAAGATGACGGCAAGCCAGTCCTGACCGATCTCCCCAACGAGTGCTTGAGGCAGATCTTCAGGACGATGCAAGAccattgtgacatcacacacACAGGGGAAGCCAATAAGCTCCTGCACGGGTTTTCCAATGAATGGAACCTATGGAGAGACTTCTGCAGATTCCACTTTTCAGAGGCGCAT TTGGCAGCAGCCGTCCCGAAGAACAAACCGGACTACGAGATCGACTGGAAGAAGATTTACAAGAAACTGAGGACGAGGCATGGCTTGAACGAAGTGTTCGCCGATCAGCTTCAGCTCTGCTGCCACTGCTATTGCCTATTTTGGGGG GGCGGGTCTCATCCCTGCTCTATCGACATTCCCCTGGAGAGGGGGGAGAGGGCGCCAGAGCATCGGATGGCACGCAGCCGAGGGATCTCCCCCAGACAGCTCTCGGATATGTTTCCCCTGCCGAGGTAG